One region of Chelonoidis abingdonii isolate Lonesome George chromosome 14, CheloAbing_2.0, whole genome shotgun sequence genomic DNA includes:
- the MTG2 gene encoding mitochondrial ribosome-associated GTPase 2 isoform X2 has product MLGSKILPSRTWALLDGLRQWKPAYSPHIQICLLQQQFKSWQRILSTSGAKCAKNQRLKQKRAISEKKLTRYFVDHRRVCVTGGRGGQGINSFYSEPRKEFGGPDGGNGGDGGHVILKADQQIKSLASVLSLYRGFDGERGRSKNCYGATGGYTYIKVGFPNAGKSSLLRAISNAKPTVAPYPFTTLNPHVGIVHYQDYEQVAVADVPGIIRGAHLNRGLGLAFLRHIEHCCFLLFVVDLSVSEPWIQLQDLKYELEQYEEGLSKRPHAVIGNKIDLPQSKANLLLLKERVEQRVIPLSALTGDNLEALLLHLRDLYDAYVSTEQSHRQNPVKW; this is encoded by the exons ATGCTGGGATCTAAAATCTTGCCATCAAGAACATGGGCTTTATTGGACGGCTTACGGCAATGGAAACCTGCATATTCACCACATATACAGATTTGCTTATTGCAGCAGCAGTTTAAGAGCTGGCAGAGGATTCTTTCCACAAGCGGTGCAAAGTGTGCAAAAAATCAACGTCTGAAACAAAAAAGAGCAATATCAGAAAAGAAGCTG ACCCGATATTTTGTAGATCATCGAAGAGTGTGTGTGACTGGAGGCCGTGGAGGACAGGGTATTAACTCTTTCTACAGTGAGCCTAGAAAAGAGTTTGGAGGTCCTGATGGTGGAAATGGAGGAGATGGGGGCCATGTTATTTTGAAAG CTGACCAGCAAATCAAATCACTGGCTTCAGTCCTCTCATTATATCGAGGTTTTgatggagaaagagggagaagcaaAAACTGTTACGGAGCCACTGGTGGATACACATATATTAAA GTGGGATTCCCCAATGCTGGGAAGTCATCGCTTTTGCGAGCAATCTCCAATGCAAAGCCTACAGTGGCTCCCTACCCATTCACAACCTTAAATCCACATGTAGGCATTGTTCACTACCAGGACTATGAACAAGTGGCAG TTGCTGATGTTCCTGGTATAATAAGAGGAGCTCATCTAAACAGGGGCCTTGGATTGGCCTTTCTGAGGCACATAGAACACTGCTGCTTTCTCTTATTTGTGGTCGATCTGTCTGTGTCTGAGCCATGGATTCAGCTCCAAGACTTAAAATATGAACTGGAGCAGTATGAAGAAGGGTTGTCGAAGAGACCTCATGCTGTAATTGGGAATAAGATTGATCTTCCTCAGTCGAAGGCTAACTTATTACTTCTTAAGGAGCGAGTGGAGCAGAGAGTCATCCCGCTATCTGCATTGACAGGAGACAATCTGGAGGCATTATTGTTGCACCTAAGAGATTTGTATGATGCTTATGTAAGTACTGAACAATCACATAGACAAAACCCAGTCAAATGGTAG
- the MTG2 gene encoding mitochondrial ribosome-associated GTPase 2 isoform X1, with the protein MLGSKILPSRTWALLDGLRQWKPAYSPHIQICLLQQQFKSWQRILSTSGAKCAKNQRLKQKRAISEKKLTRYFVDHRRVCVTGGRGGQGINSFYSEPRKEFGGPDGGNGGDGGHVILKADQQIKSLASVLSLYRGFDGERGRSKNCYGATGGYTYIKVPVGTVVKADGKIVADLAQHGEEYVAAYGGTGGKGNRFFLSNENRAPMTATLGESGQERVLHLELKTMAHAGLVGFPNAGKSSLLRAISNAKPTVAPYPFTTLNPHVGIVHYQDYEQVAVADVPGIIRGAHLNRGLGLAFLRHIEHCCFLLFVVDLSVSEPWIQLQDLKYELEQYEEGLSKRPHAVIGNKIDLPQSKANLLLLKERVEQRVIPLSALTGDNLEALLLHLRDLYDAYVSTEQSHRQNPVKW; encoded by the exons ATGCTGGGATCTAAAATCTTGCCATCAAGAACATGGGCTTTATTGGACGGCTTACGGCAATGGAAACCTGCATATTCACCACATATACAGATTTGCTTATTGCAGCAGCAGTTTAAGAGCTGGCAGAGGATTCTTTCCACAAGCGGTGCAAAGTGTGCAAAAAATCAACGTCTGAAACAAAAAAGAGCAATATCAGAAAAGAAGCTG ACCCGATATTTTGTAGATCATCGAAGAGTGTGTGTGACTGGAGGCCGTGGAGGACAGGGTATTAACTCTTTCTACAGTGAGCCTAGAAAAGAGTTTGGAGGTCCTGATGGTGGAAATGGAGGAGATGGGGGCCATGTTATTTTGAAAG CTGACCAGCAAATCAAATCACTGGCTTCAGTCCTCTCATTATATCGAGGTTTTgatggagaaagagggagaagcaaAAACTGTTACGGAGCCACTGGTGGATACACATATATTAAA GTTCCTGTAGGCACTGTAGTTAAGGCGGATGGGAAAATTGTGGCTGATCTTGCTCAGCATGGCGAAGAATATGTTGCCGCTTATGGAGGAACTGGAGGGAAGGGTAACCGGTTCTTTCTGTCCAATGAGAATCGAGCACCAATGACAGCTACTCTAGGAGAATCCGGTCAGGAAAGAGTCCTCCATCTGGAGCTCAAGACTatggcacatgcagggctg GTGGGATTCCCCAATGCTGGGAAGTCATCGCTTTTGCGAGCAATCTCCAATGCAAAGCCTACAGTGGCTCCCTACCCATTCACAACCTTAAATCCACATGTAGGCATTGTTCACTACCAGGACTATGAACAAGTGGCAG TTGCTGATGTTCCTGGTATAATAAGAGGAGCTCATCTAAACAGGGGCCTTGGATTGGCCTTTCTGAGGCACATAGAACACTGCTGCTTTCTCTTATTTGTGGTCGATCTGTCTGTGTCTGAGCCATGGATTCAGCTCCAAGACTTAAAATATGAACTGGAGCAGTATGAAGAAGGGTTGTCGAAGAGACCTCATGCTGTAATTGGGAATAAGATTGATCTTCCTCAGTCGAAGGCTAACTTATTACTTCTTAAGGAGCGAGTGGAGCAGAGAGTCATCCCGCTATCTGCATTGACAGGAGACAATCTGGAGGCATTATTGTTGCACCTAAGAGATTTGTATGATGCTTATGTAAGTACTGAACAATCACATAGACAAAACCCAGTCAAATGGTAG